One Cupriavidus oxalaticus genomic region harbors:
- a CDS encoding LysR substrate-binding domain-containing protein, giving the protein MNFKQIETFRTVMLTGSMTVAAKQLHTSQPNVSRVIGKLEAELGFELFDRLPGRVVATKGAEALFREVERAFVGLDSLSDSARAIRDAGIGTLRVAAAASISLSVLPLAVRRFSEKYPQVRIVCDTSESYVIANWIATQHCDIGFVSNIADKPGVVASVIHTESAVCVVPARHRLAKKKRLVPEDLAGERFISLPGGNTSRRAIDAVFRDGDRIMALETPFAATICRMVSEGLGVSLVNPIVSRTMRFPGVVAIPFKPDIPFRSYMLRAQLAPRDTHVNHFAACMRAAFDAV; this is encoded by the coding sequence ATGAACTTCAAGCAGATCGAGACCTTCCGCACCGTCATGCTGACCGGCTCCATGACCGTCGCGGCGAAGCAGCTGCATACGTCCCAGCCAAACGTCAGCCGCGTCATCGGCAAGCTCGAAGCGGAGCTTGGCTTCGAGCTGTTCGACCGGCTGCCGGGGCGCGTGGTGGCGACCAAGGGCGCCGAGGCGCTGTTCAGGGAAGTGGAGCGTGCCTTCGTCGGACTTGACAGCCTGAGCGACTCGGCGCGCGCCATCCGCGACGCCGGCATCGGCACGCTGCGCGTGGCGGCTGCCGCGTCGATATCGCTGAGCGTGCTGCCGCTGGCAGTCCGGCGCTTCAGCGAAAAATACCCGCAGGTACGCATCGTCTGCGACACCAGCGAGTCCTATGTGATCGCCAACTGGATCGCCACGCAGCACTGCGACATCGGCTTCGTCTCCAACATCGCCGACAAGCCAGGCGTCGTGGCGTCGGTCATACACACCGAAAGCGCCGTGTGCGTCGTGCCGGCGCGTCACCGGCTGGCGAAGAAGAAGCGGCTCGTCCCGGAGGACCTGGCCGGAGAGCGCTTTATTTCCCTGCCCGGCGGAAACACCTCGAGGCGTGCGATCGATGCCGTGTTCCGCGACGGGGACCGCATCATGGCGCTCGAAACGCCCTTCGCCGCGACGATCTGCAGGATGGTCAGCGAAGGCCTCGGCGTCAGCCTGGTGAACCCCATCGTCAGCCGGACGATGAGATTCCCAGGCGTGGTGGCCATCCCGTTCAAGCCCGACATCCCGTTCCGCAGCTACATGCTGCGCGCGCAGCTGGCGCCGCGCGACACGCACGTCAACCATTTCGCTGCCTGCATGCGAGCGGCCTTCGACGCGGTGTAA